Proteins encoded by one window of Nocardia goodfellowii:
- the argS gene encoding arginine--tRNA ligase yields the protein MTPADLASLLRATAAKVLVERGLDPAVLPDEVNVERPRNPEHGDYATNLAMQVAKKVGTNPRELATWVASALAEADGVASADVAGPGFLNIRLAAAAQGAIVEKILVAGAAYGTGESLTGTKINLEFVSANPTGPIHLGGTRWAAVGDALGRILSAQGADVTREYYFNDAGAQIDRFANSLVAAATGAPTPADGYAGAYITEIADAIVANHPGAATLPEQERHELFRHEGVEMMFAHIRKTLHDFGCDFDVYFNESSLFASGAVDKAVAELKASGNLYEKDGAWWIASTEYGDDKDRVVLKSDGTSAYIAGDIAYFQNKRARGFDLCIYMLGADHHGYIGRLKAAAAAFGDNPDTVEVLIGQMVNLVKNGAAVKMSKRAGTVITLDDLVEAIGVDASRYSLVRSSVNSSIDIDLDLWTKQESVNPVYYVQYAHARTCSITRNSAEFEFASVPVDLGLLTAERETKLIGVLGEFPRVVATAAEMREPHRVVRYLEELAGAYHPFQSDDDMRVLPKGDEPVTPRHAARLQLVKATRQVLANGLALLGVSAPERM from the coding sequence GTGACTCCAGCTGACCTTGCATCTCTCCTCCGCGCAACTGCCGCGAAGGTGCTTGTCGAACGTGGACTGGACCCTGCGGTCCTGCCCGACGAGGTCAATGTAGAGCGCCCCCGTAATCCGGAACACGGTGACTATGCCACGAATCTGGCGATGCAGGTTGCCAAGAAAGTCGGAACCAACCCGCGCGAGCTCGCGACCTGGGTTGCCAGTGCCCTTGCCGAGGCCGACGGTGTGGCGAGCGCGGACGTCGCCGGGCCGGGCTTCCTGAACATCCGGCTGGCCGCCGCCGCCCAGGGCGCGATCGTGGAGAAGATCCTGGTAGCGGGCGCCGCGTACGGTACCGGCGAGTCGCTGACCGGCACCAAGATCAACCTGGAATTCGTCTCGGCGAACCCGACCGGCCCGATTCACCTGGGTGGCACCCGCTGGGCCGCCGTCGGTGACGCGCTGGGCCGCATCCTGTCCGCCCAGGGCGCCGACGTGACCCGGGAGTACTACTTCAACGACGCGGGCGCGCAGATCGACCGCTTCGCGAACTCGCTGGTCGCCGCCGCGACCGGTGCGCCGACCCCGGCCGACGGGTACGCGGGCGCCTACATCACCGAGATCGCCGACGCGATCGTCGCGAACCACCCGGGTGCGGCGACCCTGCCCGAGCAGGAACGGCACGAGCTGTTCCGGCACGAGGGCGTCGAGATGATGTTCGCCCACATCCGCAAGACGCTGCACGACTTCGGCTGCGACTTCGACGTCTATTTCAACGAGAGCTCGCTGTTCGCCTCCGGCGCGGTCGACAAGGCCGTCGCGGAGCTGAAGGCGTCGGGCAATCTGTACGAGAAGGACGGCGCCTGGTGGATCGCCAGCACCGAATACGGCGACGACAAAGACCGCGTCGTCCTCAAGAGCGACGGCACCTCCGCCTATATCGCCGGTGACATCGCTTACTTCCAGAACAAGCGGGCGCGCGGTTTCGACCTGTGCATCTACATGCTGGGCGCGGACCACCACGGATACATCGGCCGGTTGAAGGCCGCCGCCGCGGCGTTCGGCGACAACCCGGACACCGTCGAGGTGCTGATCGGCCAGATGGTGAACCTGGTGAAGAACGGCGCCGCCGTGAAGATGAGCAAGCGCGCGGGCACGGTGATCACGCTCGACGATCTGGTGGAAGCCATCGGCGTCGACGCCTCGCGCTACTCGCTGGTCCGCTCCTCGGTGAACTCGAGCATCGATATCGATCTGGACCTGTGGACCAAGCAGGAGAGCGTCAACCCGGTCTACTACGTGCAGTACGCGCACGCGCGCACCTGCAGCATTACGCGGAATTCGGCGGAGTTCGAATTCGCTTCGGTGCCAGTGGATCTCGGTCTGCTGACGGCCGAGCGCGAAACCAAGCTGATCGGCGTCCTGGGCGAGTTCCCGCGCGTCGTGGCGACCGCCGCGGAGATGCGCGAACCGCATCGCGTCGTGCGCTACCTCGAAGAACTGGCCGGCGCCTACCACCCGTTCCAGTCCGATGACGACATGCGCGTGCTCCCCAAGGGCGACGAGCCGGTCACCCCGCGCCACGCCGCCCGGCTGCAGCTGGTCAAGGCGACCCGTCAGGTGCTGGCCAACGGCCTCGCTCTGCTGGGCGTGAGCGCACCGGAGCGAATGTGA
- a CDS encoding DUF3105 domain-containing protein — translation MPSSKSASKSAKAVRAAGKASPSLRKGGGTSQLRQKRQIPWLAIGAAAVIIALVGALAYSLVPKYREQAELDKYTPSAEKKDPSDQIPGVVKKDYAHGAGKHIQPTQRVAYDTTPAYGGPHDSSWAACTGVVYSKPIRTENAVHSLEHGAVWITYNPDKVDAAGLDALKRKVEGKQYTMMSPYPGLESAVSLQSWGHQLKLDDPNDKRVGQFITALRQNPYGVYPEIGADCSNPYFDRDNPAPFDPAPPGPDAVPVDGTGIPTDQAELGGGQPAIPGVPNIPGLTGLPTAPAAPTEPAAPATP, via the coding sequence ATGCCGAGTAGTAAAAGCGCCTCGAAATCGGCCAAGGCCGTCCGAGCCGCCGGGAAGGCCTCACCTTCCCTCCGCAAGGGGGGCGGCACAAGCCAACTTCGACAGAAGCGTCAGATCCCATGGCTGGCCATCGGTGCCGCCGCGGTAATCATCGCATTGGTCGGCGCATTGGCCTACAGCCTGGTCCCGAAGTATCGCGAGCAGGCCGAGCTCGACAAATACACGCCGAGCGCCGAGAAGAAGGATCCGTCCGACCAGATCCCGGGCGTCGTGAAGAAGGACTACGCGCACGGCGCCGGCAAACACATCCAGCCGACCCAGCGCGTCGCCTACGACACCACCCCGGCCTACGGCGGCCCACACGATTCGTCCTGGGCGGCGTGCACCGGCGTGGTGTACAGCAAGCCGATCAGGACCGAGAACGCGGTGCATTCACTCGAGCACGGGGCGGTGTGGATCACCTACAACCCCGACAAGGTCGACGCCGCCGGGCTGGACGCCCTGAAGCGCAAGGTCGAGGGCAAGCAGTACACGATGATGTCGCCGTACCCCGGCCTGGAATCGGCGGTTTCGCTGCAGTCCTGGGGACATCAGCTGAAACTGGACGACCCGAACGACAAGCGCGTCGGGCAGTTCATCACCGCGCTGCGGCAGAACCCCTACGGCGTGTACCCCGAAATCGGCGCGGACTGCTCCAACCCGTACTTCGACCGGGACAACCCCGCGCCCTTCGATCCCGCACCGCCGGGCCCCGACGCGGTGCCCGTGGACGGCACCGGCATCCCGACCGACCAGGCCGAACTCGGCGGCGGCCAGCCCGCCATCCCCGGTGTACCGAACATCCCGGGCCTGACCGGACTGCCGACCGCGCCCGCGGCGCCCACCGAACCCGCGGCACCGGCAACACCCTGA
- a CDS encoding DUF305 domain-containing protein — protein sequence MTADSETESGFRTQVRGQRTALLILGVLGAILLGFAVGTMARIPLDGAAEPDPGAVDIGFTQDMSAHHAQAVEMAGVALLRSTDNDVRRLAYDIMTTQQAQVGRMQGWLQLWGKPAQGIDGYMAWMTEPSTGHHGGASTAAQHTGPMSTMPGMATAEELAALRQIPVIELDTMFLRLMLRHHQGGLSMIQYAAEHAETTAVRTLAETMGGTQQNEAQLITRMLTTRGGTPLPLN from the coding sequence ATGACGGCCGACAGCGAAACCGAGTCCGGCTTCCGGACGCAAGTGCGTGGTCAGCGGACCGCGCTGCTGATCCTCGGTGTCCTCGGGGCGATCCTGCTCGGTTTCGCCGTCGGCACCATGGCGCGCATCCCGTTGGACGGCGCGGCCGAACCCGATCCCGGCGCCGTCGATATCGGGTTCACCCAGGACATGTCCGCGCACCACGCGCAGGCGGTGGAAATGGCGGGCGTAGCCCTGCTGCGCTCCACCGACAACGATGTGCGCCGGCTCGCCTACGACATCATGACCACCCAGCAGGCGCAGGTCGGCCGCATGCAGGGCTGGCTGCAGCTGTGGGGCAAGCCCGCCCAGGGCATCGACGGCTACATGGCCTGGATGACCGAACCGTCCACCGGGCATCACGGCGGCGCGTCCACCGCCGCGCAGCACACCGGCCCGATGTCGACCATGCCCGGCATGGCCACCGCCGAGGAACTCGCCGCGCTGCGCCAGATCCCGGTCATCGAGCTGGACACCATGTTCCTGCGTCTGATGCTGCGCCACCACCAGGGCGGCCTCTCGATGATCCAGTACGCCGCCGAGCACGCGGAGACCACCGCGGTACGCACCCTCGCGGAAACCATGGGCGGCACCCAGCAGAACGAAGCCCAACTGATCACCCGCATGCTCACCACCCGAGGCGGCACCCCCCTCCCCCTCAACTGA
- a CDS encoding reverse transcriptase family protein has protein sequence MTGAVPAELARELAYAFEFLDAEWTRSNLAEAFAEIVEPERAEDLARRVTDLMPSEPLDPVGTLCRLLAELPKMATVVVPLEPLSAPVLFGAAELPDRAGLCALLNVTPDELDWFADHGGWLRRASKPLTHYRYRRLRKSDGVRLVEAPKVRLREIQRRILRHVLSGIPAHPACHGFEKGRSASTFAEPHAGAEVVVHLDLRDFFTSITVARVRAIFAACGYAPAIAQILADLCTTATPVAELRGLDYDQRNLLRARHLPQGAPTSPRLANLIAHGLDRRLTGYAIRRGLEYTRYADDLAISGKSDLDAAEILWLVTKIAKSEGFAIHPGKTRIRRPHQRQILAGLVVNSHPAVPRDRYDALRALLHNCLRTGPTAQNRDGHHDFRAHVYGLIAWIGETSPSRRDRLRAMADRVDWSK, from the coding sequence ATGACCGGAGCGGTTCCAGCGGAGCTGGCGCGAGAACTGGCCTACGCCTTCGAGTTCCTCGATGCGGAGTGGACCCGGTCGAACTTGGCCGAGGCCTTCGCCGAGATCGTCGAACCGGAGCGAGCCGAGGATCTGGCCCGCCGAGTCACCGACCTGATGCCCAGCGAACCGCTCGATCCGGTCGGCACGTTGTGCCGGTTACTGGCCGAACTGCCGAAAATGGCGACGGTCGTCGTACCGCTCGAACCACTGTCGGCGCCTGTACTTTTCGGTGCGGCCGAGCTTCCTGATCGTGCGGGCCTGTGCGCGCTGCTCAATGTCACACCGGACGAACTCGACTGGTTCGCCGACCACGGTGGCTGGTTGCGCCGTGCCTCGAAACCGTTGACCCACTATCGATACCGTCGATTGCGGAAGTCCGATGGCGTGCGACTGGTCGAAGCGCCGAAGGTTCGCCTACGCGAAATACAGCGCCGCATCCTGCGCCATGTGCTCAGTGGAATTCCGGCGCATCCGGCTTGCCACGGATTCGAGAAGGGCCGCAGCGCGAGCACATTCGCCGAGCCGCACGCCGGTGCCGAAGTGGTCGTCCACCTGGATCTGCGTGACTTCTTCACCAGCATCACCGTCGCTCGCGTTCGCGCGATCTTCGCGGCCTGTGGCTATGCCCCGGCGATCGCCCAGATCCTGGCCGACCTGTGCACCACGGCCACTCCGGTCGCCGAACTTCGCGGCCTCGACTATGACCAGCGAAACCTGCTGCGCGCCAGACATCTACCGCAGGGCGCACCGACTTCGCCCAGGCTCGCCAATCTGATCGCGCACGGCCTGGACCGTCGTCTCACCGGATACGCGATCCGGCGCGGCCTCGAGTACACGCGCTACGCCGACGATCTGGCGATCTCCGGCAAGAGCGACCTCGATGCGGCTGAAATCCTCTGGCTGGTAACGAAAATCGCCAAGTCCGAAGGCTTCGCCATCCACCCCGGCAAGACCCGGATCCGTCGCCCGCACCAGCGCCAGATCCTCGCCGGCCTCGTCGTCAACAGCCATCCCGCGGTCCCGCGCGACCGCTACGACGCCCTGCGCGCCCTCCTGCACAACTGCCTGCGCACCGGCCCCACCGCCCAGAACCGCGACGGCCACCACGACTTTCGCGCTCACGTCTACGGTCTGATCGCCTGGATCGGTGAAACCAGCCCGTCCCGCCGCGACCGTCTCCGTGCGATGGCCGATCGCGTCGACTGGTCGAAATAG
- a CDS encoding metallophosphoesterase family protein: MTCCGPSRRTFLGAVGLTALLSATGAGGTSPARAQWNPLVATDLEVVTVTDTSVVLTWTTGTPHPVGLLPAEAGGEVRIGPADSPRAPVLVHADAERTPFHYAEIHGLEPGRTYRFEVWSDGVRATPGLNPATVIPGTPEATGEFTTLVPPPGRLVRTLALANDVHYGETVSGVVVGQFPPGFRQAPDLPPYPEVMLSALLDDLRAPDRGAQRLLLAGDLTAEATPAEVNGVRRALDGWGRQGRDYLAVRGNHDRPHIGDDYRSCSALGDHFDCWGPQFNGRQQLIADEIGGLRVIGLDTSQLDASGGRIERPQFERLAELLRTEPDQPTLVFGHHPVTRESGYSNIAGPGFILDQADSAELQALYARSPGVFLQHSGHTHRNRRTRPDTDCAVEFLEVAAVKEYPGGYSLLRLYEGGYMVNFYKTRTAAARRWSGVTRGEFLGLQPFYTLGTCADRNHVVLRDFSGVARITA, translated from the coding sequence ATGACCTGCTGCGGGCCGTCGCGCCGGACCTTCCTGGGTGCCGTCGGGCTGACCGCGCTGCTCTCGGCGACCGGCGCGGGCGGAACGAGCCCCGCACGGGCACAGTGGAATCCGCTGGTGGCGACCGATTTGGAAGTGGTCACGGTGACCGACACGTCGGTGGTGCTGACCTGGACGACGGGCACGCCGCACCCGGTCGGGTTGCTGCCGGCCGAGGCAGGGGGCGAGGTCCGGATCGGTCCGGCGGATTCGCCGCGAGCGCCGGTGCTGGTGCATGCCGACGCCGAGCGGACCCCGTTCCATTACGCGGAGATCCACGGACTCGAGCCGGGTCGGACCTATCGCTTCGAGGTGTGGTCCGACGGCGTCCGCGCCACGCCGGGCCTCAATCCGGCGACCGTGATCCCCGGCACTCCCGAGGCCACCGGCGAGTTCACCACTCTGGTGCCGCCACCCGGGCGTCTGGTCCGGACGTTGGCCCTGGCCAACGACGTGCACTACGGCGAAACGGTGAGTGGTGTGGTGGTCGGGCAGTTCCCGCCGGGCTTCCGTCAAGCGCCGGATCTGCCGCCCTATCCGGAGGTGATGCTGAGCGCGCTGCTGGATGATCTGCGCGCGCCCGATCGCGGGGCGCAGCGCCTGCTGCTCGCGGGCGACCTGACCGCGGAGGCGACTCCCGCGGAGGTGAACGGGGTACGCCGCGCGCTCGACGGCTGGGGTAGGCAAGGTCGTGACTATCTCGCGGTGCGGGGTAATCACGATCGCCCGCATATCGGTGACGACTATCGATCCTGCTCCGCGCTCGGCGACCATTTCGATTGCTGGGGACCGCAATTCAACGGCCGGCAACAGTTGATCGCCGATGAGATCGGCGGCCTGCGCGTGATCGGGTTGGATACCAGCCAGCTGGACGCCTCGGGCGGCCGGATCGAACGCCCGCAATTCGAGCGGCTCGCCGAATTGCTGCGCACCGAACCCGATCAGCCGACGCTGGTGTTCGGCCACCACCCGGTGACCCGGGAATCCGGATACAGCAATATCGCGGGCCCGGGATTCATCCTCGATCAAGCCGACAGCGCCGAACTGCAAGCGCTCTATGCCCGCAGCCCCGGCGTCTTCTTGCAGCACAGCGGCCACACCCACCGCAATCGCCGGACCCGCCCGGACACCGACTGCGCCGTGGAGTTCCTGGAAGTGGCCGCGGTGAAGGAATATCCGGGCGGTTACAGTCTGCTGCGCCTCTACGAGGGCGGTTATATGGTCAATTTCTACAAGACCCGTACCGCGGCGGCACGCCGGTGGAGCGGCGTCACCAGGGGTGAATTCCTCGGATTGCAGCCCTTCTATACCCTCGGTACCTGCGCGGACCGCAATCACGTTGTACTGCGCGATTTCTCGGGCGTTGCCCGAATTACCGCATAG
- a CDS encoding MarR family winged helix-turn-helix transcriptional regulator, whose product MSRPRPLPLDPIEEAHRQWVGHGWGAVADGMAAVTSLVRAQQIVMARVDEALKPTGLTFSRYELLALLSFSKTGALPMAKASARLQVHPTSVTNTVDRLEAAQLVRRVPHPSDRRATLIEITDAGRELVAEATEELNAKVFAQPGLPPDRLHTLLQLLAEFRHAAGDFDTGAEPARWTAQDR is encoded by the coding sequence ATGTCCCGGCCACGCCCGCTTCCGCTCGACCCAATCGAGGAGGCCCACCGCCAATGGGTCGGCCACGGCTGGGGTGCGGTGGCCGACGGCATGGCCGCGGTGACCTCCCTGGTACGCGCGCAGCAAATCGTGATGGCCCGGGTCGACGAAGCACTCAAACCGACCGGCCTGACGTTCTCCCGCTACGAACTGCTCGCCCTGCTGAGCTTCAGCAAGACCGGCGCGTTGCCGATGGCCAAGGCCAGCGCCCGGCTACAGGTGCATCCCACCAGCGTCACGAACACCGTGGATCGCCTGGAGGCGGCGCAGCTCGTGCGACGTGTTCCGCACCCCAGCGATCGGCGCGCCACCCTCATCGAAATCACCGATGCGGGGCGCGAACTCGTCGCCGAGGCGACCGAGGAACTCAATGCCAAGGTCTTCGCGCAGCCCGGTCTGCCCCCGGACCGCCTGCATACCCTGCTGCAACTGCTCGCGGAGTTCCGGCACGCCGCCGGCGATTTCGACACCGGGGCCGAGCCGGCCCGCTGGACCGCCCAAGATCGTTGA
- a CDS encoding Hsp70 family protein yields MVLVLGVSAGAGGARAVLTHSDQPHLPPIDRCRVPRRAGGGVEEAAFEAIRQMRRSADRRDELITGTAVTCRCPLHADAIRAGAGHLPLTVVSEPLAQLRYLRFTGQLPEDGTVLLYDLGSSGLTITHVDCRTDSILSSKRSTVLGGDGFDALLRWQLARDGVLTDKVTCRRHREALSVDRVVTAMDDNSGGRAVLTRSDIAELCAAGIHHSVSFVHQTIEQTETPPDAIVLLGGCVRSPSIQETLAESIDLPLIYDPEPEAVSARGAVLLATGRPAAELRGARATLGDLTPGTVDRRKLIAALAVTAALGATIAGVLVMDQDAASGHDGTSPTPAEIVGIPPADSFR; encoded by the coding sequence ATGGTGCTGGTCTTGGGGGTATCGGCAGGCGCTGGTGGCGCCCGCGCGGTATTGACGCATTCCGATCAGCCACATCTTCCGCCCATCGACCGCTGCCGGGTGCCCCGCCGGGCCGGTGGCGGCGTCGAGGAAGCCGCCTTCGAAGCGATCCGGCAAATGCGCCGATCCGCCGACCGGCGCGACGAACTGATCACCGGAACCGCGGTGACCTGCCGCTGTCCGCTGCACGCCGACGCCATCCGGGCGGGTGCCGGCCACCTTCCCCTCACCGTCGTCTCCGAACCCCTTGCCCAGCTGCGGTATCTGCGTTTCACCGGCCAGCTGCCCGAGGACGGCACCGTGCTGCTCTACGACCTCGGCAGTTCCGGTCTCACCATCACCCACGTGGACTGCCGCACCGACTCCATCCTGTCCAGCAAGCGCAGCACGGTTCTCGGCGGTGACGGCTTCGACGCATTGCTGCGCTGGCAGCTGGCGCGCGACGGCGTCCTCACCGACAAGGTCACCTGCCGTCGCCACCGCGAGGCGCTCAGCGTCGACCGCGTGGTGACCGCGATGGACGACAATTCCGGCGGCCGCGCGGTGCTCACGCGCAGCGATATCGCCGAGCTGTGCGCCGCCGGGATCCACCATTCGGTGTCGTTCGTGCACCAGACGATCGAGCAGACCGAGACGCCACCGGACGCGATCGTGTTGCTGGGTGGGTGCGTGCGCAGCCCCAGCATTCAGGAAACGCTCGCCGAATCAATCGACCTGCCGTTGATCTACGACCCGGAACCCGAAGCGGTTTCCGCTCGCGGCGCGGTGCTGCTGGCCACCGGTCGCCCCGCCGCGGAACTGCGCGGCGCCCGCGCGACCCTCGGCGACCTCACCCCCGGCACCGTCGATCGCCGCAAACTCATTGCCGCGCTCGCGGTCACGGCCGCGCTCGGCGCCACCATCGCGGGCGTGCTGGTCATGGATCAGGATGCGGCCTCCGGCCACGACGGCACCTCACCCACTCCCGCCGAAATCGTGGGCATCCCACCGGCGGATTCCTTCCGCTAG
- a CDS encoding enoyl-CoA hydratase has protein sequence MAASRSDSVEGGGRATGGPDFETILLERKGRVALITLNRPKALNALNSQVRADISAALDELEPDSEIGAVVLTGSDRAFAAGADIKEMQSKSYMDMFLADHFAGWDRLTAFRKPIIAAVAGYALGGGCELAMMCDILLAADTAKFGQPEIKLGVIPGMGGSQRLTRAVGKAKAMDLILTGRNMDAEEAERAGLVSRVVPAADLITTALEVAETIAAMSLPSVMIAKEAVNRSFETTLGEGLRFERRVFHSLFATEDQKEGMTAFVEKRPAEFDHR, from the coding sequence ATGGCTGCATCGCGTAGCGATTCAGTGGAGGGTGGCGGCCGGGCGACGGGCGGGCCCGACTTCGAGACCATTCTGCTGGAGCGTAAGGGCCGCGTCGCCCTGATCACGCTCAACCGGCCGAAGGCCCTCAACGCGCTGAACTCGCAGGTGCGCGCCGATATCTCGGCCGCCCTCGACGAGCTCGAACCGGACAGCGAGATCGGCGCCGTCGTCCTCACCGGCTCGGATCGGGCCTTCGCGGCGGGCGCGGACATCAAGGAGATGCAGAGCAAGTCCTATATGGACATGTTCCTCGCCGACCACTTCGCCGGCTGGGACCGGCTGACCGCTTTCCGCAAGCCCATCATCGCCGCGGTCGCAGGTTACGCCCTCGGCGGCGGCTGCGAGCTGGCCATGATGTGCGACATCCTGCTCGCCGCCGACACCGCCAAGTTCGGTCAGCCCGAGATCAAGCTCGGCGTCATCCCCGGCATGGGCGGGTCGCAGCGGCTCACCCGCGCGGTCGGTAAGGCCAAGGCCATGGACCTGATCCTGACCGGCCGGAATATGGACGCCGAGGAAGCCGAGCGCGCGGGCCTGGTCTCGCGCGTCGTCCCGGCCGCCGACCTGATCACGACCGCCCTCGAAGTGGCCGAGACCATCGCCGCCATGTCGCTGCCCTCGGTCATGATCGCCAAGGAAGCCGTGAACCGCTCCTTCGAGACCACCCTCGGCGAGGGCTTGCGTTTCGAACGCCGGGTCTTCCATTCGCTGTTCGCCACCGAGGATCAGAAGGAAGGCATGACCGCCTTCGTCGAGAAGCGTCCGGCGGAATTCGACCACCGCTGA